The Setaria italica strain Yugu1 chromosome IX, Setaria_italica_v2.0, whole genome shotgun sequence genome has a window encoding:
- the LOC101782402 gene encoding peptidyl-prolyl cis-trans isomerase FKBP62 isoform X2: MKEGDRVVMMVQSQGDLKVMKKTLKSGDGIRTPHDGETVHIRYTGSLEDGTVFEKFGFDGEPFEFIIDEEQVTIGLDRAVATMVKGELAEVIVKSEYGFGNTEVQRQSITVLSCSTLIYEVELVDFTKEKESWEMSGHEKLEAAEKSKVANNDLFNIGKFQRAAKKYSKGLNYINEDGNFEDEVEKLMKTLRVSCWLNHAACCLKLKDNAQAISLCSKVLEIESCNVKALYQRAQAYVESYDLELAKRDVLKVLELDPDNKEVKLLQAHLKKLQVESNKRDAKLYANMFDRTAKESNVVAKKCKVESAVYNEEAKSSDAEEALEVVKEE, encoded by the exons ATGAAGGAAGGAGACAGAGTTGTTATGATGGTGCAATCACAAG GAGATTTAAAAGTAATGAAGAAGACATTAAAGAGTGGTGATGGTATTCGCACGCCACATGATGGTGAAACTGTTCATA TTAGATATACTGGTAGCCTGGAGGATGGTACCGTCTTTGAAAAATTTGGCTTTGATGGGGAGCCCTTTGAATTCATCATAGATGAAG AACAGGTAACTATTGGATTAGATCGTGCAGTGGCAACAATGGTGAAGGGTGAACTTGCTGAAGTGATAGTGAAATCTGAGTATGGATTTGGCAATACAGAAGTACAAAGGCAGTCGATAACGGTACTTTCTTGCTCTACATTGATATATGAAGTGGAATTGGTAGACTTCACAAAG GAAAAAGAATCATGGGAGATGAGTGGCCATGAAAAGTTGGAGGCTGCAGAgaaatcaaaagttgctaaCAATGACTTATTCAACATAGGGAAGTTTCAAAGGGCTGCAAAGAAGTATAGCAAG GGCCTTAATTATATTAATGAGGATGGGAATTTTGAAGATGAAGTTGAAAAGTTAATGAAAACTCTGAGAGTATCCTGCTGGTTGAACCATGCAGCATGCTGCCTTAAACTGAAGGATAATGCCCAAGCAATTAGCTTATGTTCAAAG GTGCTAGAAATAGAGTCTTGCAATGTGAAGGCTTTGTATCAGAGAGCACAAGCTTATGTTGAATCGTATGACCTGGAATTAGCTAAGAGAGATGTACTGAAAGTATTAGAATTGGATCCTGACAACAA GGAGGTGAAGTTACTGCAAGCCCATTTGAAAAAGCTTCAGGTGGAGAGTAACAAGCGGGATGCAAAGCTTTATGCAAACATGTTTGATCGAACAGCAAAAGAATCCAATGTGGTCGCTAAG AAGTGCAAAGTTGAAAGTGCAGTTTACAATGAAGAAGCGAAG AGTTCTGACGCAGAGGAAGCACTAGAGGTGGTCAAAGAAGAGTAG
- the LOC101782402 gene encoding peptidyl-prolyl cis-trans isomerase FKBP62 isoform X1, with protein sequence MKEGDRVVMMVQSQDAFGEHGRAAKNQLSVVPPNSAVNMDVKLVSLKPVVDVTGDLKVMKKTLKSGDGIRTPHDGETVHIRYTGSLEDGTVFEKFGFDGEPFEFIIDEEQVTIGLDRAVATMVKGELAEVIVKSEYGFGNTEVQRQSITVLSCSTLIYEVELVDFTKEKESWEMSGHEKLEAAEKSKVANNDLFNIGKFQRAAKKYSKGLNYINEDGNFEDEVEKLMKTLRVSCWLNHAACCLKLKDNAQAISLCSKVLEIESCNVKALYQRAQAYVESYDLELAKRDVLKVLELDPDNKEVKLLQAHLKKLQVESNKRDAKLYANMFDRTAKESNVVAKKCKVESAVYNEEAKSSDAEEALEVVKEE encoded by the exons ATGAAGGAAGGAGACAGAGTTGTTATGATGGTGCAATCACAAG ATGCATTTGGGGAGCATGGAAGAGCTGCTAAAAACCAACTTTCTGTGGTTCCACCAAATTCTGCAGTCAATATGGATGTGAAATTAGTTTCATTAAAGCCAGTAGTTGATGTTACAGGAGATTTAAAAGTAATGAAGAAGACATTAAAGAGTGGTGATGGTATTCGCACGCCACATGATGGTGAAACTGTTCATA TTAGATATACTGGTAGCCTGGAGGATGGTACCGTCTTTGAAAAATTTGGCTTTGATGGGGAGCCCTTTGAATTCATCATAGATGAAG AACAGGTAACTATTGGATTAGATCGTGCAGTGGCAACAATGGTGAAGGGTGAACTTGCTGAAGTGATAGTGAAATCTGAGTATGGATTTGGCAATACAGAAGTACAAAGGCAGTCGATAACGGTACTTTCTTGCTCTACATTGATATATGAAGTGGAATTGGTAGACTTCACAAAG GAAAAAGAATCATGGGAGATGAGTGGCCATGAAAAGTTGGAGGCTGCAGAgaaatcaaaagttgctaaCAATGACTTATTCAACATAGGGAAGTTTCAAAGGGCTGCAAAGAAGTATAGCAAG GGCCTTAATTATATTAATGAGGATGGGAATTTTGAAGATGAAGTTGAAAAGTTAATGAAAACTCTGAGAGTATCCTGCTGGTTGAACCATGCAGCATGCTGCCTTAAACTGAAGGATAATGCCCAAGCAATTAGCTTATGTTCAAAG GTGCTAGAAATAGAGTCTTGCAATGTGAAGGCTTTGTATCAGAGAGCACAAGCTTATGTTGAATCGTATGACCTGGAATTAGCTAAGAGAGATGTACTGAAAGTATTAGAATTGGATCCTGACAACAA GGAGGTGAAGTTACTGCAAGCCCATTTGAAAAAGCTTCAGGTGGAGAGTAACAAGCGGGATGCAAAGCTTTATGCAAACATGTTTGATCGAACAGCAAAAGAATCCAATGTGGTCGCTAAG AAGTGCAAAGTTGAAAGTGCAGTTTACAATGAAGAAGCGAAG AGTTCTGACGCAGAGGAAGCACTAGAGGTGGTCAAAGAAGAGTAG